A window of Malania oleifera isolate guangnan ecotype guangnan chromosome 5, ASM2987363v1, whole genome shotgun sequence contains these coding sequences:
- the LOC131156631 gene encoding uncharacterized protein LOC131156631: MASSTGGRFKELLKKYGKVALGVHFSVSAASITGLYIAIKNNVDVEAMFEKVGIGGISGKDDTSEKIPSPPSLPETSSDEFIIEEGLGDQTAAKKRNRTAELATTSGGALALAVLCNKALFPIRVPITIALTPPVARFLARRKFIKNSV; this comes from the coding sequence ATGGCGTCATCCACCGGAGGCCGATTCAAAGAGCTCCTGAAGAAGTACGGGAAGGTAGCGTTGGGGGTCCATTTCTCGGTCTCGGCAGCTTCGATCACCGGTCTCTACATAGCCATCAAGAACAACGTCGACGTTGAGGCCATGTTTGAGAAGGTCGGCATCGGCGGCATCTCCGGCAAAGATGACACGTCGGAGAAAATCCCTTCCCCGCCGTCGCTGCCCGAAACTTCTTCCGATGAGTTCATTATAGAAGAAGGACTCGGTGATCAGACGGCGGCGAAGAAGAGAAATCGGACGGCTGAATTGGCCACCACCAGTGGTGGTGCTCTTGCCTTGGCTGTACTGTGCAACAAAGCTCTGTTCCCGATAAGGGTTCCGATCACCATCGCCCTCACGCCGCCGGTGGCGAGGTTCTTGGCGAGAAGGAAATTTATCAAAAATAGTGTATGA
- the LOC131156630 gene encoding basic blue protein-like, with amino-acid sequence MEEEIELCFRYFKFLNILILISFLCLDTASSEVYTVGDEDGWDTGSNFLTWSQRYNFSAGDDLVFQYVKGQHNAYDVTEATYQSCNASSGVLAKYESGNDQVKLTKAKKYWFICNIGGHCLGGMRFAIDVKAASTISNSTNTTNDASTPGIGTTPPPNLEKSYASRRNSIVICLIGLVREILPKMY; translated from the exons ATGGAAGAAGAAATTGAGTTATGTTTCAGATATTTTAAGTTCTTGAACATCCTCATATTGATCAGTTTCTTGTGTTTAGACACAGCCAGTTCTGAAGTTTATACAGTAGGAGATGAGGATGGGTGGGACACAGGGTCCAACTTTCTTACCTGGTCACAGAGATACAATTTTAGCGCTGGCGATGATCTGG TGTTTCAATATGTGAAGGGGCAACACAATGCTTATGACGTAACAGAGGCCACATATCAATCCTGCAATGCAAGCTCTGGGGTTTTAGCGAAGTATGAGAGCGGGAACGATCAAGTCAAACTCACCAAAGCGAAGAAATACTGGTTTATTTGCAACATAGGAGGCCACTGCCTGGGAGGAATGAGGTTCGCTATCGATGTAAAAGCAGCCAGTACCATCTCCAATAGCACTAATACCACCAATGATGCATCAACTCCTGGAATTGGAACAACCCCACCACCCAACCTTGAAAAAAGTTATGCTTCTAGGAGAAATAGCATTGTGATATGCCTCATTGGTTTAGTGAGAGAAATACTACCCAAAATGTACTAA